The Deinococcota bacterium genome includes the window AAATTTTCATCACCTTCGAGCAAACACACGAAAGGAATCACCATGGCACGCAAACCAGACGACCGTCCCGCGAATCGCGACAAAATTCAGGAGCGAGTGACCACGCCCCCCGTTCCCGCGGACCCGAACCTCGATGACGCGACCCTCAACGATCCGACCCTCACCGACCCGACCCTCAACGATCCGACCCTCACCCAGCCGACTCCGGGTGCGGCGAGCGGTTCCGTTCCGTCTCCGGTAGGGCCGATAGACGACCCTGCTCGAGACCCCACTCGAGACCCCACTCGAGACCCTGCCGAGTCCGAGGGGCGGGTCGGGGTCTACGACCGGCCCGCGCGCAGCGGCCCTTCCGCGGTGGTTATCGGCGTGATCGTCCTCGTTCTCATCATCTTGGCGCTCGTCTTCTTCTTCAGATAAGTTCTTCTTCAGATAAGGACGTAATAACCATGAACCATCTCAAGAACCAGGAGCTGAAAGACAGCGCGGGCGCGCGCGGGCGCGTCGTGGAGGTGCGCGGCGACGACGCCGTGGTCGAACTCGAGCAGGGCGGCAAGGTGCTGATGCCGGTATCGAGCGTGCGCGAGGAGGGAAGCGGCTTCGTTAGCGCCTTGGCCTTTGCGGACGCGGGAGTGCGTGGGCGCGAGGCCGGGACCCTCGAAACCGGGACCCTCGAAGGTGAAGCCGTCATCCCCATCGTCGAGGAGACCCTCGAGGTCGGCAAGCGTCAGCGGACGACCGGTGGCGTGCGCCTCACCAAGACCGTCCACGAGCGCGAAGAGGTCGTCGAGGCGCCCACCGTCCACGAGGACGTCGAGGTCGAGCGCGTCAGCATAGACCGCGTCGTCGAGGCACCCGTGGCGGTGAGGCAGGAAGGCGAGACTACCATCTATCCCGTGCTCGAGGAGGTGCTGGTGACCGAAAAGCGCCTCGTCCTCAAGGAGGAGATCCGCGTCACCAAACGGCGCTATGAGACGAACGAGCCGCAGCGCGTGACGCTTCGCCGCGAAGAGGTTAACGTCGAGGAGATCGGCACCGCCGACGAGCCGGTGCGCTAGTCGCCCCGGCCACTATACCTGCGCGGCCGCAGGGCGGCTGCACCGTTCGGTTCCACCAGCAGTTTGGTAGCCCTCCTTACACTGTGTGAAATTTGAAATGATAAGAGGATAACAATACTTTCATTGGTCACGAATGGCTAAGCTCGTGGCCCGCTTAAGGAGACTCACCATGGCAAAGACAGTTGTAGCTCTATACGACGACCTTGGAGAGGCGCAACAGGCCGTCCGCGATCTGGCCGACAGCGGCTACAGCCGCGACGAGATCAGCCTTGTCGCCAACGCCTCGGCCGACGACTACAGCCGCTACTTCGACGACGAAGGGCGCTACACTGAAAGCACCGACACC containing:
- a CDS encoding YsnF/AvaK domain-containing protein, translating into MNHLKNQELKDSAGARGRVVEVRGDDAVVELEQGGKVLMPVSSVREEGSGFVSALAFADAGVRGREAGTLETGTLEGEAVIPIVEETLEVGKRQRTTGGVRLTKTVHEREEVVEAPTVHEDVEVERVSIDRVVEAPVAVRQEGETTIYPVLEEVLVTEKRLVLKEEIRVTKRRYETNEPQRVTLRREEVNVEEIGTADEPVR